Part of the Apostichopus japonicus isolate 1M-3 chromosome 13, ASM3797524v1, whole genome shotgun sequence genome is shown below.
TGTGTATGTGGTGCTTATGATATGTAGCATAAGTCAAAGGTgcaagaaagtgaaagaaaataaacGAATTTATTTATACAATTTTCATCTTTCAGGAAGTCAAAACTCAAATAAATTCCCCCGAATATACCGAACAAAGCGTTCAAAAAGATAAATCAAGGCTTTTATAAAAAGCATCAGTAAATTCATATTATATGTcatctttgttttaaaaaagGATTTGGTtataattgtaaaaaaattcAAGTGAAATATCTTTCAACTTTGCAGTTACGGCAAGAAACTAATTACATACAATTAACTAGGTAAACAAGAAGAGacttttcaattattatttcattattgtatattattttaaataatacagGCCTACATGATCGACAAATTCCATCCTCGACTTCTAATAAAGAATACATAGGTGAGGAGATTCTGCATAATCAATAGCGTTAACTAATCACAATCGTGTATATAAGTAAAGGATACTGAGCTAGAGTTTAAACTTTCAGTTTGTAACAtatagggagggggaggggttagggaggggaggggaggggaaatgacatattttcatgtacTAATGTGTACAGATACAAAAAGCCTCTGGAAGTACTGTCAGATCAGAATGATATAAACGCAGATAGCTGGATCCAGTTCAATCTTACTTGGAATCAAAAAACGACACTACTAGTCACAGAAAAGTGTGTTCGAGTCTGGCTCGCAGCAATGACCAATCATTAAATTGTATATGATAAGTAGTGCAGTATTTAATATAGTCCTGTCATGTTAGCATGTACTATGTCTACTACTTTCGTACAGATATTCACATCGTGTCAGATAATCCTCGCGAGGGACACGTAGAAGTTTTCTTAGAGGATGAGTGGGGGACTATTTCCACAATCGAATTTGATGAGGCTACTACCACTGTGGTCTGCAGACAACAAGGATTTCAAGGTCCGGCAGAATCGATTAAATCCACAGAGCATCTTGGACCCCTCAGCTCACCCGAATGGAACATTATGTGTTCTGAGGGGGCAGAGTCAATCCTTGACTGTGACAGAAGTAAAAGGGAGGGTAATATCCAAGTCTTGACCTACATGAACTTTACATTTACTTCCTGGAAGCATGACAATGACCTTGGGGTCATCTGCAAAGGTAAGTCTACGAATAGCCACGTCCCCTTGTCTTCTGAATGAGGAATGCTCTGGGATAAGAAAGAAGATTTATACCATATTGAATTTATTACTGACAAATTCTTACATGATAACACTATCTCCTGacatattgatataaatatatatatatatatatatatatagatacatatatatatatatatatatatatatatatatatatatatgtgtgtgtgtgtgtgtgtgtataggaataactggaaaactgttaaacaactatgctgcatttagagaaagactggatctcgagtgagatacaataattaaattaagtgattggaagtaaaacaaccattgtttggtttttgcagagctttcgagcaaaactagctcttcttcagtgcatgatcaccgaaagtgacaaggagtagcaggaattgaaactattttatagcgaagagtgtcggcatggttgtgaagtcaaagcgacttactgatttctgctgaattgagcagaagttttagaaattcggattattttaatccgcgtcggattattttaatccgattccgtcgtaattgcaaaggagctgtttggtttatctgggacggcaaatcgtttctgatgtttaaaccgaatggtgccgtggtctttaggtatagttcccagaaattttcttttcctttcctagatttatctgtccaagaatcgttttggtcaattgcaataacacgcaaattctgaattgaatgattttggagattgaagtaatttgcaacaggttgattgatcttttttgttttgatcgccgatctatgttgtgtcattctcattctaagagtgtttttggACTCTCCAacgtattgtaagttacaaatattgcagtagatgaggtaaatgacatttttggataggcagttaattttgtgccgaatttggaacgtgcgtttggtttggttgctctgaaaggccccagtcgaatcgacaagtgagcacgttttgcaattttgtgtacagggcgaggATCccgtagtttctgttttgctttcccctaatgcgGTGtaatcccgaaaggatgccagAACTAAAATATCCCGTAGGTTGGTGGGTCTTTTAAATGCGATAACAGGTAGTTCCgagaaaactgatttcaggcgttcggtgccttgaagtaggtgaaaattcttctgaatgatattagccagtggtgggagaccagggtggaattcagtaaccaacggtacccttttggaactggtttgacgagttttgtacgtcaatgtttcggtacggggtttgcttttagcatTTTTGATGGCAtcttcaatagtaccccgaaaatactgtctgtttaggaggtgttgtgacaattctttagtgcgtgaatcaaaatcgacttcagaggagcaaatgcgttgaatgcgcaacgcttgactgtacggaatattactggtacagtgacgttgatggcaactgcttggtaagaggtagttgtgcttgttcgtgggtttattgaacaggtctgttttgagtgaaccattttgtagggtcgcagtggtgtccaggaagtgaacgccatgtccagaaaaatcagcagtaaatttgatagtgtgatgaaacgagttcatgtcatcaatgaagagttttagatttggctcgccatgggtccatatcatgaaGATTTCGTAAAgaaacgtaaccacgtgtgtagttccaagttttgtcgagatagaaattctttctcgaggtttcccataaagatgttggcaaaagacggtgccattttggtacccattgcggtgccatgaattttgAGGTAGTGTTTtcttgccaaataccagattattgttggtcaagataagttgtattaattcggccaattctttcttcgtgggggttttgccacgtttcggtttgaatgcttttgtgcaggccgaaatgccctcttcgttagggatatttgtgtataacgaagacacatccaaggtaactaacagaaTAGATaggggaagattttttatttccccaattttccggatgaaatccgtagtgtcctgcacataggacggtagggccgaaacaaGAGGTTGGATGAGAAGATTcacgaatttggaaattttttcagtcgctgtaccattacccgatattatgggcctcccgggattgccttctttgtgaattttaggcagaaaataaaagcgaccaggttttgggtcgttttccaggaggtttttgcctaacttgcggtcaatggaaccgttagatactatcttttggatgactcttttcacggtttgtgtgatttcttgagtaggatcagaatccaggagtttgtagtgttgagggttgccgaggagtctgttggcttcctctctgtagaattgtttgcccatagcgacaattgcagaacccttgtaggctggcttgatgacaatgtcatcgcgcttccggagttcatggatggcctgtctctcagttttgttgagattgtcgcgGAAGTCTGCTGCAGAGGTCTGTGTTTTTACATCCTCTCCAATGGccgaaataaatgattcaagaggcgcacaatgggccttgggtggattccacgagctttttggcttaaaattggaatgcaagtcgttggtttgttgcgtggtgttattgccattttcgtcGACAACAAATTCACGGAGACGTAAGCGTCGATagaacatatatattcatatatatatatatatatatatatatatatatatatatatatatatatatatatatatatatatatatatatatatatatatatatatatatatatatatgtatatatatatataaatatatatatatatactcataagACCAATCACATCAAACTGTTCTGCCGACTACATTGCGTATGCTCGAattcgttttcttttcttctttgtaagAAGGTCAATTAAGGACATCGagatttaattttcattatgaTATGGCAgagatgttttcttttcacttttcgtttagaaaaaaaaagttcaccGACGAGGATGTTAGTAGTCGATGTGGCTTTATCCCTGCTCCTGTTTGCTTTCATACTCTTGATTGCCTATTTGGCCTACTACTTCGCGAGACGACGACTCCGTCGACAACTACAACCCCCAACCCCGATGACGATGTCACCACTATCGACGCCCCAAAGGTAAGATTGAATTTCCTCTGAACGTAAAGAAtggaatttcttttcttttcaaaactggcgttgtttttaatatatatatatatatatatatatatatatatatatatatatatatatatatatatatatatatatatatatatatatatatatgaatatatatatatatatacatatattgtatgAACACCAAATAGCTTTCCATCCGCCCAACTTTCACTTTCGGGCAATTGACGGACTCCTGTGCACTAAACATGCATGATTCAATCACTGCTAGGATCTCTCACAGTTTGTGGCGGGAGGGAGTGGATGTAGGTGACAAGGTCTACCCATTCCCTTCCACTCCATTCAGATCATTGTGGGAAGGAATTACATTTACACATCTTGGAGAATAAAATGCATATTTGCTTTCATCGGTTTGCAAACAAACTCTTTTCCCAAGTTCATCCAATACCAAGCCCTTCCCactgcccccacttttcctcctCAACAAATAGGATTTGACCAAATTTGGACGAAAGGATGTTTCATAAACGGCATCAGTTCTGGTGTGCGTATGCCTCTGTAAGGCCTACTGAGCTTCCTTGTTAAATGACGCCATTCAGTCAAAGGTTCAGAGTTAAAATAAGGTGACCATAGTTTTTTCCAGGAGATTCGGTGAAATGTTGACATCAAGGGTTAGTACCTACATTGTACTTTGATAGAAAGTCATTATGATGGTCACTCAGTGTTTTGGTTGTCCAAGCTTCCAAAATTGTCCCAAGGTTAATTACAGGCTATGAAATTATTCAGCGATCTGGGTTGCCTATCTTTATCTGTGAGTCATGCATGAAATTTATGTATGTTGCCTATAGTTGTAAACAGTCACAGCTCAGTCTAAGTTCAAGCTGTCTCTGCGAACAGAAAAACTTACAATTATTCATggcatttttcaaatttcaaattctaGGGAAGACACATAAATAAGGGGGCAATTCCGGGACCCTCTTAATTCGGGGACGACGCATGGAATATGGGGACTGTCCCCGGAAATTGGGACGTCTGGTCAGATAGAAGGTCATTAAAACTTTTTCTTTAGCTTTCACAAACCTGACCAAAGGTTTCATGCTACTTGAAAAACTGCTAACTACCAATATTCAGTTCGCATTAATTATCAAAACCGTATAAAGGTCTTGTGATCAGACTTAAAATTGTGTTGCAAACTTCTCTTTAACCATAAGAACAGTGGactgcaaattttgattgaccTTTGCCGTAGACGTTTTAGGGTCAACCGtcagagatcaaaggtcattaaaACCAGAACTTTgtggttttatttttaaaaacccACTGATTCCGTCTAAGTTATCAGACTTTAAATTTCTACATTGTATTACATttccaaggtcatttgagtttCAAAGTCAACAAAGAAACTGTGTAGCAAACTGCTCTTAAACTGTAAAGGTCTTGTACTTCAAACTTGTTTGGTGGTAAATAGGACATTGTGATGACTTCGTACCGTCTTAGGTCAAAGTAATGGCATAAGACCAAAATTCGTAGATGAAACCTGCAAATCCCTAAATCGCATCATTGttaatgtttgttatttaaAGTTAATCACAATATTTCTTATTCTTCCATTTTAGCATGAGTACTCCAGGCGTGTGGTGGTAGAAGAAAGGGCATCGGGGGAAGCAGAAGACATCAAGATGAAGGACATGACGATTGTAGAAGATAGAGGGTTCTACCTACGCTACTTGTGAATAAAGACACACCAAAATGGTGGACTACCAGTAAAACATAGCCACCTTGTTTTACCATATCTAGTTGGAATGGATATAGTCCATTGTATTGCATAGGGTTAGTCTATGATGATATATGTTGTGAAACgggttttaaaaaatattttttatagctTGCTAAGCGTCAGTCACATTTGGATATGACCTACGACCGCATAAGAGGTGTTACTTTCTATTGTAGCTATGAACATTAAACTAGCCTTTGGTCAACAACATTTGCCTAAAGCTGAAGAAGCTAAAGAGGAGGCAAATCTTTCAATTGGCCATCTTTGGTAGTAATAGTTAACTGAATCTATTATCAGCAGACTATTGGTGCATGAATAGCCACTTGACGGCATTTATATGAACCACTACAGTTCCTTGTTTTAATGGAGGGAAAGTAGAATCTGTTATTATCAAGTTTTGGTATTTAAACGCAACAGGTTGATTTAAAGAAATTGTCTGGTGGAAATTTTGACACATtatccttgtagttattatttttttctttctaaccatttgaaaattgtccccattcgacattttcttcttgtagaaatctggttttccaatagtttctcaccaaaagcaccgtttgttcgaacgcatcaatttggtgattgacgtagtgcaggcaaataggcaaacttgagcgacttgaagttagcactcctgtttccgcagcaaatacactctcgtgtgtacacgcacaggtgattgcctattatcAATACGTTCATATCGCGAGCGTATACAGCGTACtataccatgcccagttggtatacgtaCGTAGCGTTGCACATACTACACTCTCGCACTCAAACCACAGTACATAAACTGTTCTTTGAAATCGCTGATATAAAATTTACGGATCAACTtgacagtaaaaggaaacttgagaGGTATTCGGAACACCGAAATAACTTGGCTGAAccacttggcggaatcgatgtcagggCAGAACgtagtaccgagaagcttaggctcgcagaactgtccgattgtaaacgttagagcagcctacatgcgaacattcttcgcattgGAGCTGAACATcgcaatgtaaacaacgaagagtctgctgttcaaacttatcttgtgttacacaaagaccacgaaaccactgatctactacatatatatatggcggcttaaggagtttttaaaaacatatctaatttataagaaatttcaccaacaattaaggaagaaattaagcTTAATACAAACGCGCTTTTTGCTGTGATTAATGTAGGTACTGTATGGaacgtgggttatgtcgcaatctgcatttgcgaaGATGACGTTTCACTGTCAAACGCAaaattagcgttctcatacttcgacaacatgtttggaaaataatTCTTACGGCTACTAGACATTCCTTTTAAGCCTAACAAAGAGAGGGTTCTAGTTTTACTCAGATATGACTAAAAGAAAGATGTGATATACTGCTTTTTATCAGATACGTTCGTCATGTTTTACCGAGGGTGCCGTGCAGGTGTTCTTTTCTCTCGGGTTTCTTTCAAGACAGCTTTATAATTAGTTACGTTTATCGGTCACCGACTCTTGTAAAATATAACCtttctttatgttttttatATCCAAAAATAATAAGCGTATATTAAATAACAAGTAATGAATGTTTCCATTAATTTCTATCAAAGACACTTTCTTGGGGGTTTACGAGTATTAATCATGCAATTCACAAATCTCGAATTTTCAAATTGATCGATATTGCCTTTGTTATTAAGAATCCAACCTGCAGACTAACGGTACACAGTATAGTCAAAACAAGGAACAAATTGGTTATAGGATCtaaatattgaattgaattgcCATTTACTACAATCAACTCAAAAAGCTactggtttaaaaaaaatcattaatattCTTTCGTGCGAGTGTATTGACCGTTTTAGTTTAACTTCTGAGACTTGAAATTAACGTGCGCTCCTTTGAATAATATTGTTACATTGTTTTTGCCTGAAGTATATTGCACAGCATGTTTTTGGTGAAATTgtctcaaaataaaaaataaaaaaaaatacatgggaaaataaagtaaaattgcAGTTTTATAGTATTTGATAAGCTACTTACAATAAAAAATGACTTTATTGACAATAGAAAgattataaaatatatgtttattgataCAAGGACATAGTATGtctttctttctattgtttGTTCCAAATGTTGCCAAATTCGAGTAGTACAAAGGTTTTTTTATTACTTGTGTATAAGCTTAACGTTAGAAGGAAGATACATCAGCTGTATTCTCCATTGATTTGATTCTTACCACATATATTTAGAAAGAAACCACACAATGACATCTATCTTGAACGGTAATAGTCTGCTTAAATGTATACTCAGGGCTCTACCTATTCCCTATACATTGGAATGCCATTGCGATTACCAGTGATACCAATGTTAATGCGACAACTTTAAAAGGAACGTACTATATATCATAGGATTTAATCAGATTCGTTGTACAAAGTTGCTGCACGAGGTTCTTAGGAAACATATTGTACTGACAAAAAGTAAATGTGAATAACAGCTGGAAAGTAGTGAATATACTAGCATGCCCACTTATATGATGTATATAAGAGTAGTTTAATGGACTATAAAGGTAAATAAGTTtgttttataacttttagaTTTATACGTGGATGAATGCGAATATAAATCTAATCGAGCTTTACGAACCGATAAACTGAAAGTTGTAGCAAAGTACCCTCATTCAAAGGTCAAAACGACAGAGTGTGAAGTAAGTAAAATCACATAATGCCAATGTGCTCCCAAGACAACATCATAGATTACTTGAAGTTCCCTTTGCAACACTGAAATTTGGAATACTATGTGAAAACTGACGGCTTGTAGGATATTTATTTGAACTTGGGCACTATACTCTTAGATTAGTTTCCAAAATCTATAGGCCTAAGAAAATTATTGTCTCTGAACTCTTCCTGGCGCTTTCCTTAACAACATATTACACAGACCCATATGTCTTGAACGCATCTTCTCGATCATAGCTAATCATGTAACCAATAAAGATATATGTTTAGGGCATGAATTGTGCAAAATTGATTGTTTCGTAGTTTAAATGAGTCTAATACtggtcataaaaaataaaaataaaaataactgcaaatttaatttttcaaagttaaaatttaaaatgtttaaaaaaaataaataaataaatttaaaattttttaaaaaaattgtttttaaaaattttcacttgtcggactcgtagttcaacgtgtaacagcttttcAGTAATTACTGTACCAACTGTAatacatgttaccgtgttgcgaacacagcgcagtagttactgatgcacggttgtggaacatgaatagtagttactgtaccactactagctatgagtatcgggtgctcGAATCCATCTGAAGTTACTTTATGCAAAACTGCTTTTCCTTTTCACACACTTCTCTTTGAAGTCTTTATGTATTAAATTAAAccgtatatatatttttaacagCGGACGTGGTGGCCGGTGCTATACGGGGTTGATGAAAAACTTGCTCTGCCGGTTGCTTGAGTCGTGCTATATGGTTCAAGTCAAACTGGGATTCGTAACGCTCTGGTGGTAGTATGACACaatttgtggcctaggatcccgtgccCATTTCTCCTTTGATGGCGCAAAAAAAACCCGGCCGGATGCGCAGACGGTCGgtctaggtggcgtgcgtgaatccttgttTATGGCCAGGGGGTTGAAACACTCTTTTCGACCGGCATCTGTGAAGGCACCTTCCATTGAATATGTCGCCTGATGAGTCACTATTCTCCTAAAACGGAatatatgtatgcatttaagAGACATATTAACATTTTCTATTAAAATAGCGTTGTGTTTTAAACTAGCGCCCTTTTTTCACAAAGTGTTCTGTATCTCTACTTGGTTTGTTTGTTACAGCAAAGTTGACATACTGTAGGTGGACTCAATTCAATCATTTATTTTTGGccaagaaaaaacaataaaacattcatGGGGATGAACAGGCCCGGAGTCTCCAGCAACCTTAGCCAAAAAATAATTTATTCGACATATATACGCTTGTGAAACATACGCTAGTTAAATTATATAACACGAGGGGACACCCTCATCGCCATCCCTCTTTCCACCCCAAGAGAGAGCTTCGTtcaatatcattattcaaatttaaagaTTGTTGTACTATTAGAGTTGACTGTATCAATCCATAGAATACATGGGGTTAAACGTTCAGAGAGATTCTTCTTCTacaatattcaaagttgaacagCAAAACTATCTGTTGATCATATTTTTGGAATGCTTGAAGATTTTCAACGAAGTGTGCTGTCGAACTGTGTTTGTGCACGTCGGTCTTCAAAAATGGATATTGACGAATGTCACTGACTTCTGGTTGCCGTTGCAATCTACAAGTCAATGAGTTTACATTCAGATGAACAATGAAAGCTTTGACTGTTCGTTTCCTGTTCATTTTCTATTATGTCATCTTGTTTCGACGTGTACGACAGGTTATCTTTGCTAGGATTACTCCAATTGACACTGTAAAAAACTGACTTCCAATAACACTATTCTATCTGGCTATATCCCTAAATACATAACCAAGTAATGCTATTCCATCAAAAAATAACTAGGAAAAGTTGATATTACATTTCTTTCCCAATAAACAATAGAAGACGCGGAAGTGCTATGCACAGTACTTGCCGGATAATAACTCGCGATAATATGATGAGTAGACAGGTTGTTATAATAAATCTCGTATGGTTTCAATCAGGGAGTTGTCCATAATAACTCCCTGTTCCAATCCCTATACAAGTATTACTTGGCCTGGTAAAAGTCACGCAAGCTTACAAAGCAACGAAAATTGCAGATTAATCATTGAGTGACAATTCTTAATAGAGCCTATGCAGTACACTTTGATGATATACTGACACTCTAGACAGGAGTAAGTTCCCAAAATGCTAATTTctctttgaaaaatatttttgagaTTGTTGTTTCATGAAAAACGAAGTCAACAAGGGGCATGGGCGAATGCAATTGTGATCAGCGCGTTCCGAATCTGGTCTTGTATCCGTACGAAGAATGCCGATAATATAACACATTCACCCGCTTTATAATTCTCGACCGTATTGCGCCCTGACTAACACCATGTCAAATGCATATACGTTCTGCCAGACAAATTTCCCATATCCGTAATTTACAGTTTGGCAAGTAAAGGTTAAACCATATGAACGAACTATGCGTGCTCGGTGAGTAGTTTACAAATTGTCGTGTAAAACAATCTATTGGACTTGAGCAGGTAACTAATGATTCTATTCGGTTGCCAATGTGTTTGCTACCACAATCACAAGTCTTGACAGTGATCTGAAAAGAATAAACAAAGACAGTAATGGTACATCAAAGACATTTAAGTTCCTTCCACCTAATAAATCGGTCAATGAATATCATCGTCTTTAATTTCAAAAAGGTTACAAAAGTTCAATTCTTCGATTGAGAAGCTCTAGACAATGAGCTGTTGCCCTTAAAATGAAGGTCAAACCtataaactttttttcttcatcacTTG
Proteins encoded:
- the LOC139978590 gene encoding galectin-3-binding protein B-like, with amino-acid sequence MNMVDVMTLNSVPKSMLAMFSYRLIGIFLVTVCVCQAQVIDGDIHIVSDNPREGHVEVFLEDEWGTISTIEFDEATTTVVCRQQGFQGPAESIKSTEHLGPLSSPEWNIMCSEGAESILDCDRSKREGNIQVLTYMNFTFTSWKHDNDLGVICKEKKSSPTRMLVVDVALSLLLFAFILLIAYLAYYFARRRLRRQLQPPTPMTMSPLSTPQSMSTPGVWW